AAAAGTCGCTttactataataataaaatgacaTTAGTTACACATTtgaattatattaataatattagttaAACGTACACGTTGTTTCTGCTAGTCTATacctatatatattataaaagagccttgttttacaaattttaatttgctTATTAAATccctcatatatacttaatttaaggtcaattgtgtaattaatttaatatattatacatatatataataaatctaaaaatatattatgatttactatgttttatattttaatagtaaTTATTTAAGTAGTATTATTCATTAGATCGAACTCTTCATCCACATccattacaattttttatttaataatttataaatacattacaaaggatttatttatttattttattagaaGTTTGATTTTGCTAGAATAATAGGAATTGTAATTAATTATGCAAagattgaataaaaataattttatattaaatttagatgatttttttttttcaattttatgatcgtattaatataattttcgaACATGGTCCAATAATTGGTTcaaaaatgtatttaaatgataaatgttacgataaaacaaattaaacaaaacATATAAATTTGCACTcataaaagtatttattaaaataattcttttttaCGTGCGAATGCACGTCATCTACGCTAGTAAAAATAAAAGgaccttgaaaaaaaaaagttatagaAGCACTTAatgaaagaattaaaaatataaatacagtGTTTTGCCTTGAATAAATTGTaacgccccaattttcataaacttttcaaactaaaatcttgaagaactaatagttaaaaataaaattccttgactatcaaaatttaaactaatttaaaatcaacttgctaaaactaaagtagtaacatgaaaaaaataaaataaaacaataacttaaaacttaacaagttcaacttaaattttCTATGCAAAATCTTTATTTCTaatcattctcgacttccatggccacctcgactccagaactgcaaaactgagaagataagggatgagcatattgaaaatatactcagtgaggaacataacaaatatccacATACGTCACATACGTAAttaaatcacattatcatacttgcaaacatacgctcAGAGACCgaagccccttgacaaacattatcatagtttgagtcgatggcttaagtcccatgaccaaacacatacatagatcaatggcttaggtcccatgatcgcacataacaacatagatcaatggcttaggtcccatgatcgcacataacaacatagtcataagatgcacgtaaacaagtaatcaaacgcgataaaaaaatatatatataacaatatgaataagcgtaaaatccctcaccttaatatCGTAGACAATAAAGTCTACAAATTCTGGAATGGAAAACTTAAATGCACCGCACCTAATcacataaaattcaaataatagcaTATAAAGGCCTAAACAATgaactaaaaataataatttaaatctaTAAAACTTATTCTCGTAAGATCATTAATATTATTAGtctaaatgagtaaaaaaataaaCCTTATCTAATATTAATCCAATATTAACCTAAGTTCAAATTAATAATCCAGGCCTAAGTATTAATGAAATTCTATCTCAAATCTATGAaattgtatgtatatatatgattataGGAAAAGATAAAAGTTCTGCAGACATACTAATCTTATGAAAACTTTAAGAATTAAACGAGTTTTGTAATTAGagaaattattattcaaattattataGAACTAAATCACTTAATCTAAACTCGCAACTACTATTATTAAATGTGTTTACAAGAAAGGACAAATAACAATCCTTAGTTAAAAAAAGAGTAGCCGCCACTTTTTGTTGTGATGTGGAAAAAtaatgaaacaaaataaaaggactAATGTTAACAAGTAAATTAATATTACGTCAAATATTTAATACAACTTTAaaaccataaaaaaaaatcaaaagaaaagaaaagggcaATCTTAACTATCATCATTACCAATTAGAACATAAAACTTCACTTTATTCCTCTTCTTGTTCTGTTCgtatgtaaaaaaataaaatactgaaGTTTATTGAAAAGAATTTAAAGACttaccaattaaaaaaaaaaaaaaactcttacTCGACGTGAGGAAAAATATTTAGAGCTACGTATGTGTGAGTTCTTAGGGTAAATATTAATTGTGTCTCTATTTTTTCAAAGAGTTTGATAAGTATAAAGATTGTatcatatgtatatctcctaataaaattaagaataaaaatgataaaagagttctaattctaataggaatccaagtaataataataataataataataataataataataataataataataataataataataataataataataataataataataataataataatcttgataaaattaatggtgcatatctatctatatatatcatataattATCTAAAACTAATAAATTgtacaagaaaaaaaatattaataattaaacttatataataaatgtaaatatttggggtgttacataaaTAGATAGAAGTGTCAATTTTATATCTAGTAGATGATCTTTTGAGGTCATTGCAGACGTCAAATTGATGATGtcataattactccctccgtctcacaaaaacatgaacgtttttccattttggggtgtctcacaagAATATGAACCTTTCCGTTTTAGTACATCATGGTCCACCACtactttttcttaattaattcattactctcacaacaccttttaaagtgggacccattttccacttactttaactatcaactaacatttcttaaaacccgtgcatttctctttgttcatgtttttgtgagacggagggagtattaaaatttAAAGGTTTGCTGACATCTAAATTAACTATAGAGACTTGCGTATGTGTATGAGGTCATTGCATTCACGATATTGTTtccatttttgtcattttgatccGTCCACAATATCATTTACACGcctatttataatatatagtagggtccacaaattCCAGTAgtcacaacaatagtgggacccaaactcgATCCACTCTCAACAATATCCAATACCATCAACTATACGCGTCGTCGACAAAGTGGAAACAGAACAGTATATTGTAATATAAATGCCATAGAAAGTAGGAAGCTATATATTAAAAAGTAGGCCCCGCATGCAATAGATGAGTGTAAACAAACTAGTATAAATACAAGGCAACCTCACATTCTCAATCCACCACATCCTAAAGCAAAAACCATTATCTTCAAGAAACCCTAGCTAGCTAGCCATGACCGACTTCACCTACAACTTCTTGCAACTGCCGGACCTGGTTTACGAAGGCGACGCCCACAGCTACCTCGTCCTCACGAAAATCGACGCCTCCGGCAACCCGCTGAAGCACAGCTACGGCCGAATCATCCACAGCGATCCGGTGCAACTCTGGTCAACCCCTAACGAGAAAGCCGACTTCGAAACCACCGTGAAATTCATCCCGAGCAGCAGCAACTACAGCCCGGCGGACGGCCTCGTCTTCTTCATGGTCCCCGTCGGCCACAACTTCCCGAGCGACCCCGATGGCGGAAACCTTGGAATCTACCCGGGTCCCCACTGCCCCAAAGTGTTTGCCGTGGAGTTCGACATCTTCCCCAACAATGAGTGGGACCCGCCTTACCCACACGTCGGGATCAACATTGAAACTAGGGCTTCCCAATATAACGTTCGGATTCCGGAGCCGTTCATGGGGAATGAGGTGACCTTGAGGATCAACTACGTCGCCAGCGAAGGACGCATCTACGTCAATGTCTCCAACGGCACAGAAAGCAAAGAGTTCCACAACACCAAGCCCTTGGACTTGAGCTCTTTTCTTCCTGAGCAGGTTCAAGTCGGGCTCGCCGGCTCCACCGGCGATTTGGTCGCCAAACACGACGTCAGTTTGTGGGGTTTCAGCTCCAATCTCGTTAAGAATGGAGCATAGATTCCATTCGTCTGAATTTGCGATCGTATCGTCCACGTCCATTTCCATTGTGTGAttttgtgtatgtgtgtgtgcttcatatatactatataataagGACTAGCGATCGATCGACTACTCTACTCTTGTCTTGTGTGTGTATGgattgaaatatatatgaatgaaatgctttttactttattatttctcTGAGAACCGTTACATATAAAGTAGGTGCAGTCTCaacaaaaaaattgtgaattgtTTATAGGCCCAGCGTAAATAACTTAATTTGTAGGTTCAGTTCAGAGTTCTCACAATAAGAAAGTTTTCATTTAAACTcgcctataaatatatatataaggtgagTTTAAACTCATTCTTGTGCAATTGCGGTGTAATAGGCTCGACCAAGCTACAAGTCATACATATATTGTCGTTGTGTTTAAAGGACTAAGGTGCGTATATTTGTTAATTGCTGAATCCTATTTCTTCTCAGGCTGTGAAATTTAAACCCTGATGAAGAAAATTACACAAACCAAGTCTAATGGTGTCCATAAATATGTGGAGTCATGACTTTGAGTGGCCTGAAAAAATTAAGGCGTATAATTTGTTCAAAATTGAAATGTGGAGAtattatcaaagttcgtgtattatttaaaaattaatcctTTTAACATATAGTTGATTCTTGGTCACATCACATCTTCATCACAATCTTATCTTTTGTTCATATCATAATcaagtgaaaaataaataacttcTTTGGAAAAAATTTGAGAACCTCACCTTGTGCTATCAAATTACATCTCCTTCCATATGTTGAAATTAACTGGCAAattttaagttaattaattatactccGACTTAGGCACAGTTCTATTCTCAAATTctcaataattaatcaatcaatttaaATATTGTAGGTTTCTTAATAGTCGACACATGTCTTGTGAAGCATTAGTTGACATAAAAGCATTTATCATCCTACAACTTTGGTTTAACCAatttaaaaatttcaataaaaatattactccctccatctcataACAAGTCCACTTTCTTTTCAACACGGGAATTTAGATGGGATGATTAAAGAGTAAATTAAACGATAAAAAGTGGTGAAGCCcacttttattttgtgagatGAATAGAATTTAGGTGGAGATAATTAaaggataaaagataaaaaGTGGTGGAGTCGCGCTTCCTTTTTTAGAAAGTAGACACTTGTTATGAGATAAGTCAAAAAGAAATGTAGACACTTGTTATGGAAATCATGGAGTCTCTAATATGACGGAGGAAAGTGGATTAATGTGATTATGCCTTTAATGGGAGAATTTCTAGAGATATTGTTAtcaattactattattttttattttttttatttaaaagacATTATATGGTTGGTTACCCCAATATAATAGTGTTACCGAAATATAATATGCTTGTATCTCAATATACCATAGATTTCTTAATTGATCCTCAAAACTTATTTGacgctattttattttagaaatcTACAAAAATACGTATGTCTCTTAATATTAATACGTATGCAGAAGAATACTCATATTAAAAGTCTTCCGACATATGGATTTGTCAATCATTAATGATATTAGAATTAAAGTGATTCATGGGAGTAGTTGTAATGTGAATCCCAAATCCTAAAATTATGACGATGGTACGTGATGAATCGATGTAAACCTCATTTAgttgatttatatatttaaaaaacaacaaaaatttataatacTATTAAGGGTATttggtgtataaatacatgaactttacttaTTTTTTGGTATTTGGTGTATAATACATGAATTTCAAAACATAGTTATAATTATGTGAACTTTAAAGTTATTGAActtttgacttttttttttcaaattaaagttgACTTGGAATGCTTACATAATCTTGACATGGACAATTTCTCGCTGTAAAAATTAATCTTCATCGTTCAATTTTTGGCCTgcttttatattttgaatttctgGTTTGGCTTTCTGAATGACGAAATTGACTTTCTCAAATATTAAAGACGAAATTGGCTTTCTGAATTTGtgaaatttatagataaatttttATCGTTGACTTTCATATTTGTATTATGCCTTCAAATTATCGGCttgtttcatttttcatttttggtcACATAATTAGGCATTACAAATCCTCCTAAGTGCATGACATatttagcctatatatataaaaaaatagtttcAATAAGAAAgagataaaattttatttttgactaATTCCATGTTCATAGGAATAAGAAATACTAAGAAGGAGGGAAGGAATGGCTAATTCCTTGTTCCTGAATATGTACATTCCATTGGGATTATAGACATAGGAATCATCAATCCATTCTCGTTCCTTTCCTGCAAATTTGGTTTGCCTATTATCTCCTtactttttaatcaattttaaagacaacaacatcatcatcatcatcatcttaaTCATGgattgtttcattttttatccaatttcttaattgaagttaattattaacaattaatagtATTACAAATTTTTGTTTACActacaattttaattatttatgcatTCTGAGGCATAAACGAAAGATGCAAAATGCAAAATTCTCCAAATTTTGTGTATTTtgcggctattaaccctaaaaaatgaTGGGTAATTATCATAATTTGGCAAATGTTTATGATTGGAGTGAGAttcttatataataataatattaaaaataatatattgttAAATTTGTAGTAACAAAAACTAAGTAAAAATAGTTTCAttaggaaagaaataaaattttatttttggctAATTCCATGTGCATGAGAATAAGCAATACTAAGAGGGAGGGGATGAATGACTAATCCCATGTTCCTGAGAATGGGCATTCCATCAAGAATAATGAATGGACGTATAGTATTAGTAGGAATCATCAATtcatttattaaattgaggtttattataaagtgaaaaagaaaaaacatcccttgaaagcacaagatgcagactaagggcacaaaacttaaaaagcgaaggagaacaactcaaaaaggaaagtcaggatcattatccaaatcatccgaccaacgcctatggacgacattattcattgcagtcatactaggcctattggtgacgtcaaccacaaactccaTCGGTTTGTtacccatttcttccgcattcctgagacgacttttaatacaaccttccggaattgcatgtataggctctcgtccctttaccgagccctttggacgaccacgtccgcgcttctgctccgagagcaactgcatcccctgattaacttgctcctctaacctaataatacgactcgccatgtcatccggagaagaaatggatttattatcaaaatcaacttccttaatcggcgaattaacccgctgaatcttctgccccaactaccgGTTGTTGCTCTACCACTGCTCCACTATTCGTTCCAgaatccaactccaaagttcccTCTACATTCGAGCCCTCCTTATCCCTAGCCTTGTCCGTGTGAGGCGACCCATCATTTTCTTCCTCATGTAAAGGCTCTGCTTCATAATTGGAGTCCGCAATGATAGTCTCCTCCacttcctcatcctcatcctcatcctcatctagcgcttgatatcggttagcatcccccgccagagggagatcatttttcttaaaaggtgccgcgtctagaagatcaggacctgatagaggtttaagaatatcaactttgggctgccatgcaggagtcggaccctctcccttatcaagattcttcacaaccacagcaggaggctcagtgatcttttgcttgctcgtggccctatcagctctccggcatttatccgttgaatgacctgtaagtttacaacacgagcaaaaaaggggcatagattcaaaaccaaactcaatgtagaacgatctatcgccgtcatcaatgtacatcgagttgagaataggcaaagccatgtCAAGTTCCACCAAAACCCGCGCAAAGTGTCCCACATGACCAGTTGCGGATTTGAAACAGgaatttcggcgaccaactcggcggtcgccgtttaggtcgccgaattttgactgctgcgcgcgacgtttttgttttggccataactttctcgtccgatctccgatttatgatccgtttgcgctcacgaactcgtatcgagacgatctacaacttctatttcagcataggtttccaaattcgaactcaataaacctgtaaattccttcaaagttcgagtaagaatcatgtttcacaagataaatcaatttaagcacaaaacaatcatccaacactcaatttcctataaaattaacatcatatgaacattaaaaaccatggaaatatgagtgttatcaactcccccaaacttaagccattgttcgtcctcgaataatgggaagaataaaatcaataacacgaatgggtaagaaatctagccatcaatgcctccgaaagataaagaatgacagaattctcaaatcctcaacaattaagcacaaaattcaccaataaacacaacctatagaaaaatcaaccttgacattccaaacaattgaatctcacaaggtatgtgtatcactcaactctcaatttgatggaacgggacgtgtatactctcatcgaattcaatgcaatgcagatctcttaccataggcttgccaatcgtctacaatctccatcgctaaaagtgtgccagaactaagatcaaataggtctttattttcaggttataatgtagggacattggttaaggtagggaaatataggcgaagtgactcaaatagatcaagaacaccaaccttatagcttcactaatcaagcatggaataaattccatcttccacccaactatatcaccataatcaacacaactcaagggatttaatcatcacaaaacagaactaaacactcttttatgctctccatttattttcaacacacaaagtcgattttcaaacaaatatctcaatatacactcgactttatacttttttttttctctttctttttcttttctctttctttttcttttcttttttttttctttttttttcacaacttttctagagcttataagagtaaatagtagctcaatatcatcccttctttttcacaacccactatgaatattcaccacacaaagattcccatatacttcatcaccccctatcatccagctaaaaaataaaagctagataggctcaaagtggataacaaaggataaatttttcaaggatagtgtttgggaaaaattgtggctaacaaaagatggcctaaaatcatctcataatcctgggcacaacagcaacctcgacacagaaaccatggcaagttctagaagatcaccacatgcatgacaaaactcacaacaaagaataaactgtgtatgataaacagttatggctcaaaatctcacaggtttattcaacgtctaaaagtcaaggtcaaaatcactctagaattatgcaaattagttccaattatacttaaatcatcaaagaaaatcaaattcaatatttttttcacagaaatcatcattggcatctcaccaaaaaatctaatggagcaataatcatctaaaaaacaatcacaaacacacaccaccaaccaagcaagatgaaacaataaagccaacaaaaataataaaagtgatacacatatctactctcaccccccacccccaaacttattacagaacataaattcgaaaataagtttggagggatgatgatatgtgtgtcactactcatagaaacacatgctccatggtggtggtatgaacaaggcgcgagttcccgcatcttccaagctcaacactgcactaaacaaagaaaacaaagaaacaaaaagaaactaaacgaaaggaaaacaaaacaaagaaaaaggttgggttacctcccaacaagtgcttaatttaacgtctagagctcgacgatacctcaaaaactcatggaggtcggaaacagcatTCTAACCATTGGAAGgtttttctactcttgggtgccctctccaccaaaacacttctcttggcttggacatcctccacaagcattgcccctttttcattcttattccgaaaaatccggaatttcactttcttcttcttgggggtatgggttttcaaagaccccccatcagtatccaaaaacaaacacatctcaaaagttagaacttcttttggttttggagtttttttcttggcttcatacttgggcagctcattcttctcaacctcttcatcctccgaatttgctagaaaactgtcagccaaattaatcacttcattctggggaactttctttggtggaggtttcttgaaaatcacagtttccccataggctcccaatgtcatcgtccccctttgcatatctagctttgctccacatgtggcaaggaaaggtcttcctaacagcaaaggcatctttggatcctccggaatatccaacactacaaagtctactgggaagaaaaaatcactcactttCACAACCACATCTTCCGctactcctagaggtttagagcaagacttatcaataagctgaattgtcttgttagttggcttcaaatcccccagttgcaacttcctatacactttgagaggcatgacatttatgcttgctccggtgtcacacatcacttcCTCAAACagtgactttccaatcttcacaggaatattgaagctgcttggatcttctctctttggagccaactgatactccttcactgcgagcacctcctcaaattcattgaatgctctcttcttttccatcacagccttcacaatttgcacctcatttggcttgtttctcaagatctccatggaaggaatattcacagccaacttcttaaatgtctccaaaaacttctcatccatcttcggctttgccaggctattcgggaagggtgctacaggcttgtactctggcctgggaaacgtaggagtaggaataggcttcttaacagcagaggtattcaacgataccttagaagtaggcggcgaatcgcacacaatcgtctccaggtcatcctcctccataatctctacatttttttcctttccattcttgccgtcccgctgctctgtatgatcccgctgctcttcatcctcaactgaattatcaaccacccgtatggaatgacattgctgattttgctgaggctgttgatgttggctcttcggattgaactgagtgttgctaggaaactttcctggtgtgtgctgcgcagctgcttggttggccatctgaccaacttgagtctccaacatctgcacttgttTAGACAATGATGAAAcatgatttcctatttgactcacttgggtctccatgttggtcttccacgcacctatattcgtttccaaaccacctatctttcccaacacctgcttcatcatgtcttccatcgaatctttctttggctcattgataactcctccgctagacacagaaaatccaggtggaggctgcaaagcattgttcggattgccgtaagaaaggttaggatgcgggcgtgctcctggctggaactgctgctgaccctgttgaaattgttgatttctgccatacattcctggttgtccttgctggaaattcccataatttctgccattcacaaaattgacatcttccatgcttgacgggtctatcacagcttgctcatgacgtccaacattcaacgcaccaatttttgtagtcagctctgccagctgtgtagccatcgctgcctgttgagtaaccattgctgccataggatcagaactggaagcagctgccaccctcttcaattgtactctttctactggccattggtagcttgtagcAGCCATACTCTCTATGATGTTCCAAGCCTCTgaactgcctttctgaagcagagaacctcctgcagctgtgtccaaatgcattcttgtacgctctccacaagcattgtagaacatgataatgagcgtgccttcatcaaatccgtggcttgggcactttctgagcttctcctgataccgctcccaagtctccgctagcttttctccatcgtactgttgaaactgcacgatgtccatcttcaacttcaacgtaaggccaggtggatgaaacttgcgtaggaatgcatgagccaaatccttccacacgatattctctcccagctgcagcgtatgataccacgacttcgccttatcccgcagtgagaagggaaaaagacgaagacggataatatcatcagggacaccattcatcttcaccgtgctacacagctccaggaaatgcgccaggtgcgcattagggtcttcaatcgcttgtccaccatattggctctgttggaccatcgtgatcaaacccgttttcagctcaaagttgttaacgttcactcgtgggggctcctggtacacatactgtggtatgaacgcttcattgatggctggttgtttctgagcctctcttgtctcctgtgcatcaagcagcttcttcaactgctcttgcaaagctcgaatttggatttgctctggagtagccatcgtttctgtctcaacttgatcgttctgcttctttaggtTGCGCAAGGTTTtattgatttcagggtcaaactcaaagagaggatttccgtgagatcgtgtgttcatatgcaacctacagaaacagcaaaaagatcagaaaagaaaaaaaaaacaaaaaaaaaaacttgcagtactataaagtcctattggaaatattaaagcaaaatctaaacagtccccggcaacggcgccaaaaagttgatcactattttattagcaacaaaaataccgcaactaacacggtgtaatcgtagtataaacagcaatcgagtatcgtatccacagagactgtaaaacgaaatcactctatctatctcctacacagactctcacagtatgcaagtaaaacgattatgaaggtgaatattgaactaagattaactaaataaaactaaagagcatataaactatgataattaactcaaataaaaggaaaactctgaccctagggatgtattttcaccaatcaacttcatgcattcaacctattgattcaattaccaattttaatccaaccctgatgaaagatcactat
The genomic region above belongs to Salvia miltiorrhiza cultivar Shanhuang (shh) chromosome 5, IMPLAD_Smil_shh, whole genome shotgun sequence and contains:
- the LOC131024732 gene encoding agglutinin-2-like, which translates into the protein MTDFTYNFLQLPDLVYEGDAHSYLVLTKIDASGNPLKHSYGRIIHSDPVQLWSTPNEKADFETTVKFIPSSSNYSPADGLVFFMVPVGHNFPSDPDGGNLGIYPGPHCPKVFAVEFDIFPNNEWDPPYPHVGINIETRASQYNVRIPEPFMGNEVTLRINYVASEGRIYVNVSNGTESKEFHNTKPLDLSSFLPEQVQVGLAGSTGDLVAKHDVSLWGFSSNLVKNGA